The following proteins are encoded in a genomic region of Streptomyces sp. SLBN-31:
- a CDS encoding ammonium transporter, which produces MASAAITLAAEAPKLSSANTGFMLIASALVLIMTPGLAFFYGGMVRVKSTLNMLMMSFISMGVVTILWVLYGFSMSFGTDKGSLIGWTGDYVGWSGIDKMDLWPGYTIPVFVFAVFQMMFAIITPALISGALADRVKFSAWTLFLVLWATIVYFPVAHWVWGTGGWAFELGVIDFAGGTAVHINAGAAALGVILVIGKRVGFKKDPMRPHSLPLVMLGAGLLWFGWFGFNAGSWLGNDDGVGPLMFVNTQIATGAAMLAWLAYEKIRHGAFTTLGAASGAVAGLVAITPSGGAVSPLGAIAVGAIAGVLCAAAVGLKFKFGYDDSLDVVGVHMVGGIAGSLLIGLFASGKGQSDVKGLFYGGGMHQFWIQCAGVFGVLAYSLIASAILAFILDKTIGMRVSEDEEVSGIDQAEHAETAYDFSGAGGGAVKSTVPAGVGAASKKVDA; this is translated from the coding sequence ATGGCATCAGCCGCCATCACGCTTGCCGCGGAGGCACCCAAGCTGTCATCCGCGAACACGGGCTTCATGCTCATCGCATCCGCGCTCGTGCTGATCATGACCCCCGGTCTTGCCTTCTTCTACGGAGGCATGGTCCGCGTCAAGAGCACCCTGAACATGCTGATGATGAGCTTCATCAGCATGGGTGTCGTGACCATCCTGTGGGTGCTCTACGGCTTCTCCATGAGCTTCGGCACCGACAAGGGCTCACTGATCGGCTGGACCGGCGACTACGTCGGCTGGTCCGGCATCGACAAGATGGACCTCTGGCCGGGCTACACCATCCCGGTGTTCGTCTTCGCCGTCTTCCAGATGATGTTCGCGATCATCACGCCCGCCCTGATAAGCGGCGCGCTCGCGGACCGGGTGAAGTTCAGCGCCTGGACCCTCTTCCTCGTCCTGTGGGCCACGATCGTCTACTTCCCGGTCGCGCACTGGGTCTGGGGCACCGGCGGCTGGGCCTTCGAGCTCGGTGTGATCGACTTCGCCGGTGGTACCGCGGTCCACATCAACGCCGGCGCAGCGGCGCTCGGCGTCATCCTGGTCATCGGCAAGCGCGTCGGCTTCAAGAAGGACCCGATGCGCCCGCACAGCCTCCCGCTGGTCATGCTCGGCGCCGGTCTGCTGTGGTTCGGCTGGTTCGGCTTCAACGCCGGCTCCTGGCTCGGCAACGACGACGGCGTCGGCCCGCTGATGTTCGTCAACACCCAGATCGCCACCGGCGCCGCCATGCTCGCCTGGCTCGCCTACGAGAAGATCCGCCACGGCGCGTTCACCACGCTGGGCGCCGCCTCCGGTGCCGTCGCGGGCCTCGTCGCCATCACCCCGTCGGGTGGTGCCGTCTCCCCGCTCGGCGCGATCGCCGTCGGCGCCATCGCCGGTGTCCTGTGCGCCGCGGCCGTGGGCCTGAAGTTCAAGTTCGGCTACGACGACTCGCTCGACGTCGTCGGTGTCCACATGGTCGGCGGTATCGCGGGCTCCCTGCTGATCGGTCTGTTCGCCAGCGGCAAGGGCCAGTCCGACGTCAAGGGCCTGTTCTACGGCGGCGGCATGCACCAGTTCTGGATCCAGTGCGCCGGTGTCTTCGGTGTCCTCGCCTACTCGCTGATCGCCTCCGCGATCCTCGCCTTCATCCTCGACAAGACCATCGGCATGCGGGTCAGCGAGGACGAGGAGGTCTCCGGCATCGACCAGGCCGAGCACGCCGAGACCGCATACGACTTCAGCGGCGCCGGTGGCGGCGCGGTCAAGAGCACGGTTCCGGCCGGTGTCGGTGCCGCGAGCAAGAAGGTGGACGCATGA
- a CDS encoding P-II family nitrogen regulator, whose translation MKLITAVVKPHRLDEIKEALQAFGVHGLTVTEASGYGRQRGHTEVYRGAEYTVDLVPKIRIEVLAEDDDAEQLIDVVVKAARTGKIGDGKVWSIPVETAVRVRTGERGPDAL comes from the coding sequence ATGAAGCTCATCACCGCCGTCGTCAAGCCCCACCGGCTCGACGAGATCAAGGAGGCCCTCCAGGCCTTCGGAGTCCACGGCCTGACGGTCACCGAGGCGAGCGGCTACGGTCGTCAGCGCGGCCACACCGAGGTCTACCGCGGTGCCGAGTACACCGTCGACCTGGTACCCAAGATCCGCATCGAGGTACTGGCCGAGGACGACGACGCCGAACAGCTGATCGACGTCGTCGTGAAGGCGGCCCGAACGGGCAAGATCGGTGACGGCAAGGTCTGGTCGATCCCGGTCGAGACGGCCGTCCGGGTCCGGACCGGCGAGCGCGGCCCCGACGCGCTCTGA
- a CDS encoding [protein-PII] uridylyltransferase produces the protein MSSTDVHNEAEDSGPSGYAAARLRLLTEEARSGPPRRTGLSELTDEWLTGLFAAGAEGLRGASLVAVGGYGRGELSPRSDLDLLLLHDGGDPKAVAALADRIWYPVWDLGLSLDHSVRTPAEARKTAGEDLKVQLGLLDARHIAGDLGLTAGLRTAVLADWRNQAPKRLPELQELCSERAERQGELQYLLEPDLKEARGGLRDATALRAVAASWLADAPREGLDDARRRLLDVRDALHLATGRATDRLALQEQDQVAAELGLLDADTLLRQVYEAARVISYASDVTWREVGRVLRSRAVRPRLRAMLGGGKPVAERSPLAEGVVEQDGEVVLARAARPERDPVLPLRAAAAAAQAGLPLSLHAVRRMASVARPLPAPWPAEAREQLVTLLGSGRPTVEVWEALEAEGLITRLLPDWERVRCRPQRNAVHIWTVDRHLIETAVRASEFTRRVHRPDLLLVAALLHDIGKGWPGDHSVAGEIIARDVAARIGFDRDDVAVLAALVRHHLLLVDTATRRDLEDPATVRSVADAVGSQGTLELLHALTEADALATGPAAWSSWRGSLVADLVKRVSAVLAGDAPEEPEAAAPTAEQERLAIEAVATGSPVLSLRAQTEPPADDQPSGDPEPLGVELLIAVPDQPGVLPAVAGVLAMHRLTVRTAELRALDLPDGVEGSVLLLDWRVAAEYGSLPQAARLRADLVRALDGSLDIAGRLAERDAAYPRRRGVVAPPARVTVASAASRHATVIEVRAQDAPGLLHRIGRALDDAKVRVRSMHVSTLGANAVDAFYVTGPEGAPLPGEEAATVARKLEETLRG, from the coding sequence GTGTCGAGTACGGACGTGCACAACGAAGCAGAGGACTCGGGACCCAGCGGCTACGCGGCGGCCCGGCTGCGTCTCCTCACGGAGGAGGCGCGGTCCGGGCCGCCGCGCCGTACGGGCCTGTCGGAGCTGACGGACGAATGGCTGACCGGCCTGTTCGCCGCCGGCGCCGAGGGACTGCGCGGCGCCTCGCTGGTCGCCGTCGGCGGCTACGGCCGCGGCGAACTGTCCCCGCGCAGCGACCTCGACCTGCTCCTCCTCCACGACGGCGGCGACCCCAAGGCGGTCGCCGCCCTGGCCGACCGCATCTGGTACCCCGTCTGGGACCTCGGCCTCTCCCTGGACCATTCCGTGCGCACCCCGGCGGAGGCGCGCAAGACGGCCGGAGAGGATCTGAAAGTCCAACTCGGCCTCCTGGACGCCCGCCACATCGCCGGCGACCTGGGCCTGACGGCCGGCCTGCGCACGGCCGTCCTCGCCGACTGGCGCAACCAGGCGCCCAAACGCCTGCCCGAACTCCAGGAGCTCTGTTCCGAGCGCGCCGAACGCCAGGGCGAGCTGCAGTACCTCCTCGAACCCGACCTGAAGGAGGCCCGCGGGGGCCTGCGCGACGCCACCGCCCTGCGCGCCGTCGCCGCATCCTGGCTCGCCGACGCCCCCCGCGAGGGCCTCGACGACGCCCGGCGCCGGCTCCTCGACGTCCGCGACGCGCTCCACCTCGCCACCGGACGCGCCACCGACCGGCTCGCCCTCCAGGAACAGGACCAGGTCGCCGCCGAGCTGGGCCTGCTGGACGCCGACACCCTCCTGCGCCAGGTCTACGAGGCCGCACGCGTCATCAGCTACGCCAGTGACGTCACCTGGCGCGAGGTGGGGCGTGTGCTGCGATCGCGCGCCGTGCGGCCGCGGCTGCGCGCCATGCTGGGCGGCGGAAAGCCGGTCGCCGAGCGCTCGCCCCTGGCGGAGGGCGTTGTGGAGCAGGACGGCGAGGTGGTGCTCGCTCGCGCTGCACGCCCCGAGCGCGATCCGGTCCTGCCGCTGCGCGCCGCCGCGGCCGCCGCGCAGGCCGGACTCCCGCTCTCCCTGCACGCCGTACGGCGCATGGCGTCCGTCGCGCGCCCCCTGCCCGCGCCCTGGCCCGCCGAGGCGCGCGAACAGCTGGTCACCCTGCTCGGCTCGGGCCGCCCGACCGTCGAGGTGTGGGAGGCGCTGGAGGCGGAGGGCCTGATCACCCGGCTGCTGCCCGACTGGGAGCGGGTGCGCTGCCGCCCGCAGCGCAACGCCGTGCACATCTGGACCGTCGACCGGCACCTGATCGAAACGGCCGTGCGCGCCTCCGAGTTCACCCGCCGCGTCCACCGCCCCGACCTCCTCCTGGTCGCCGCGCTCCTGCACGACATCGGCAAGGGCTGGCCCGGCGACCACTCCGTGGCCGGCGAGATCATCGCCCGCGACGTCGCCGCCCGCATCGGCTTCGACCGCGACGACGTCGCCGTACTCGCGGCCCTGGTACGCCACCACCTGCTGCTCGTCGACACGGCCACCCGGCGGGACCTGGAGGACCCGGCCACCGTGCGATCGGTCGCCGACGCGGTCGGCTCGCAGGGCACGCTGGAGCTGCTGCACGCGCTCACGGAGGCGGACGCGCTGGCCACCGGGCCGGCGGCCTGGTCGTCCTGGCGCGGTTCGCTCGTCGCCGACCTCGTCAAGCGCGTCTCCGCGGTGCTCGCCGGGGACGCGCCGGAGGAGCCCGAGGCCGCCGCGCCCACGGCCGAGCAGGAACGGCTCGCCATCGAGGCCGTCGCCACCGGCAGCCCCGTGCTGTCCCTGCGCGCGCAGACCGAGCCGCCGGCCGACGACCAGCCGTCCGGCGACCCCGAACCGCTGGGCGTGGAGCTGCTGATCGCCGTACCGGACCAGCCGGGTGTGCTGCCGGCGGTCGCCGGGGTCCTCGCCATGCACCGGCTGACCGTCCGCACGGCCGAGCTGCGCGCCCTGGACCTGCCCGACGGCGTCGAGGGCTCGGTCCTGCTGCTGGACTGGCGGGTCGCCGCCGAATACGGCTCGCTGCCCCAGGCCGCCCGTCTGCGGGCGGATCTCGTACGGGCCCTGGACGGCTCCCTGGACATCGCCGGACGCCTGGCCGAGCGGGACGCCGCGTACCCGCGCCGCCGGGGCGTGGTCGCGCCGCCGGCGCGGGTCACGGTCGCCTCGGCGGCCTCCCGGCACGCCACGGTCATCGAGGTACGGGCACAGGACGCACCCGGCCTGCTGCACCGCATCGGGCGGGCGCTGGACGACGCGAAGGTGCGGGTGCGCAGCATGCACGTCTCCACACTCGGCGCGAACGCCGTGGACGCCTTCTACGTCACCGGCCCCGAAGGAGCGCCGCTGCCCGGCGAGGAGGCGGCCACTGTGGCCCGGAAGCTGGAGGAGACCCTGCGGGGGTGA
- the ffh gene encoding signal recognition particle protein: MFDTLSDRLSATFKNLRGKGRLSEADIDATAREIRIALLEADVALPVVRTFIKNVKERALGAEVSRALNPAQQVLKIVNDELVTILGGETRRLRFAKQPPTVIMLAGLQGAGKTTLAGKLGHWLKEQGHSPLLVAADLQRPNAVNQLSVVAERAGVAVYAPEPGNGVGDPVKVAKDSIDFAKSKVHDIVIVDTAGRLGIDQEMMQQAADIRDAVSPDEILFVVDAMIGQDAVNTAEAFRDGVGFDGVVLSKLDGDARGGAALSIRQVTGKPIMFASNGEKLEDFDAFHPDRMASRILDMGDLLTLIEQAEKTFSQEEAQKMASKLASKKGQDFTLDDFLAQMEQVRKMGSISKLLGMLPGMGQIKDQINNLDERDVDRTAAIIKSMTPGERQDPTIINGSRRARIAKGSGVEVSAVKNLVERFFEARKMMSRMAQGGGMPGMPGIPGMGGGPGRAKKQPKKAKGKQRSGNPMKRKQQEQEEAARRAAAAQGGNAFGVPGQQAPQDFELPDEFKKFMG, from the coding sequence GTGTTCGACACTCTCTCCGATCGCCTCTCAGCGACCTTCAAGAATCTGCGCGGCAAGGGGCGTCTGAGCGAGGCGGACATCGACGCCACCGCGCGCGAGATCCGCATCGCGCTGCTCGAGGCGGACGTGGCCCTGCCCGTCGTGCGCACCTTCATCAAGAACGTCAAGGAGCGCGCTCTCGGCGCCGAGGTCTCCCGCGCGCTGAACCCGGCGCAGCAGGTCCTGAAGATCGTCAACGACGAACTCGTCACGATCCTCGGCGGCGAGACCCGGCGACTGCGCTTCGCCAAGCAGCCGCCGACCGTGATCATGCTGGCGGGTCTGCAGGGTGCCGGTAAGACCACCCTCGCGGGCAAGCTGGGCCACTGGCTGAAGGAGCAGGGCCACTCGCCGCTGCTGGTCGCCGCCGACCTCCAGCGCCCGAACGCCGTGAATCAGCTGAGCGTCGTCGCCGAGCGCGCGGGCGTCGCCGTGTACGCGCCCGAGCCGGGCAACGGCGTCGGCGACCCGGTGAAGGTCGCCAAGGACTCCATCGACTTCGCGAAGTCCAAGGTCCACGACATCGTGATCGTGGACACCGCCGGCCGCCTCGGCATCGACCAGGAGATGATGCAGCAGGCCGCGGACATCCGCGACGCCGTCTCCCCGGACGAGATCCTCTTCGTCGTCGACGCGATGATCGGCCAGGACGCGGTCAACACCGCCGAGGCCTTCCGCGACGGCGTCGGCTTCGACGGCGTGGTGCTGTCCAAGCTCGACGGCGACGCCCGAGGCGGTGCCGCCCTCTCGATCCGCCAGGTCACCGGCAAGCCGATCATGTTCGCGTCGAACGGCGAGAAGCTCGAGGACTTCGACGCCTTCCACCCGGACCGGATGGCCTCCCGCATCCTTGACATGGGTGACCTGCTCACCCTGATCGAGCAGGCGGAGAAGACGTTCAGCCAGGAAGAGGCCCAGAAGATGGCCTCCAAGCTGGCGTCGAAGAAGGGCCAGGACTTCACCCTGGACGACTTCCTGGCCCAGATGGAGCAGGTCAGGAAGATGGGCTCCATCTCGAAGCTGCTCGGGATGCTGCCCGGCATGGGCCAGATCAAGGACCAGATCAACAACCTCGACGAGCGGGACGTCGACCGGACGGCCGCCATCATCAAGTCGATGACGCCGGGCGAGCGCCAGGACCCGACGATCATCAACGGCTCCCGCCGCGCGCGTATCGCCAAGGGCTCCGGCGTCGAGGTCAGCGCGGTGAAGAACCTCGTCGAGCGGTTCTTCGAGGCCCGCAAGATGATGTCCCGCATGGCCCAGGGCGGCGGCATGCCCGGGATGCCGGGCATCCCGGGCATGGGCGGCGGCCCCGGCCGCGCGAAGAAGCAGCCGAAGAAGGCCAAGGGCAAGCAGCGCTCCGGCAACCCGATGAAGCGCAAGCAGCAGGAGCAGGAGGAGGCCGCCCGGCGGGCCGCCGCGGCTCAGGGCGGCAACGCCTTCGGCGTGCCCGGCCAGCAGGCCCCGCAGGACTTCGAGCTGCCGGACGAGTTCAAGAAGTTCATGGGCTGA
- a CDS encoding class I SAM-dependent methyltransferase, translating to MTPTLVRQHRTHAGAKPRVDLCARARDWSEIQERMLVPLYEAVYERLEVGTGTRLLALGCGSGLSLLMAASRGAAVTGVEHSSPERLALARERLLPDTWGARARADVRIVDGPPGDLGAAGGAETPPYTLVTAFEPIGWAGDSEGVGGLLRAAIPLAERGAPVVLTGWGPPERCATASVLRVAGKLADPLRGAGGTRPALRDGLEEVAQRSGLRPDGSGRVACPFGYADTDSALRGLLSTGLFDAAITATDRTQVNKELTEALHPYVRGDGTVWMHNVFRYLIARVP from the coding sequence ATGACACCTACGCTCGTGCGGCAGCACCGGACTCACGCGGGCGCGAAACCCCGTGTGGACCTGTGTGCACGCGCGCGTGACTGGTCCGAGATCCAGGAGCGGATGCTGGTGCCGCTCTACGAGGCCGTCTACGAGCGACTCGAGGTCGGGACCGGCACGCGCCTTCTGGCCCTCGGCTGTGGCAGCGGGCTCTCCCTTTTGATGGCCGCTTCCAGAGGCGCGGCCGTCACCGGTGTCGAGCACTCCTCCCCCGAACGGCTCGCCCTGGCGCGGGAGCGGCTGCTGCCGGACACCTGGGGCGCACGCGCGCGTGCGGACGTCCGGATCGTCGACGGTCCGCCCGGTGACCTGGGTGCCGCGGGCGGCGCGGAGACGCCCCCGTACACCCTGGTGACCGCCTTCGAGCCCATCGGGTGGGCGGGCGACTCGGAGGGCGTCGGGGGGCTGCTGCGGGCGGCGATACCGCTCGCCGAGCGCGGGGCGCCCGTGGTGCTCACCGGCTGGGGCCCGCCGGAGCGCTGTGCCACGGCGTCCGTGCTGCGGGTGGCCGGCAAGCTGGCGGATCCGCTGCGCGGCGCGGGCGGCACGCGTCCGGCCCTGCGCGACGGCCTGGAGGAGGTCGCCCAGCGGTCCGGTCTGCGGCCGGACGGCTCGGGGCGGGTCGCCTGTCCCTTCGGGTACGCCGACACGGACAGCGCGCTCAGGGGGCTGCTGTCGACGGGTCTGTTCGACGCGGCGATCACGGCCACCGACCGCACGCAGGTCAACAAGGAGTTGACGGAAGCGCTGCACCCGTATGTGCGCGGCGACGGCACGGTGTGGATGCACAACGTCTTCCGGTACCTGATCGCGCGCGTCCCCTAG
- the rpsP gene encoding 30S ribosomal protein S16 encodes MAVKIKLKRLGKIRSPHYRIVIADSRTRRDGRAIEEIGKYHPTYNPSVIEVDAERVAYWLGVGAQPTEPVLAILKKTGDWQKFKGEPAPAPLLVAEPKKARPSFEALGGDDEGKGEAITQKKKAEKKDEAAAESASAEA; translated from the coding sequence GTGGCAGTCAAGATCAAGCTGAAGCGTCTGGGCAAGATCCGTTCGCCTCACTACCGCATCGTCATTGCCGACTCCCGCACCCGTCGTGACGGCCGTGCGATCGAGGAGATCGGCAAGTACCACCCGACCTACAACCCGTCGGTCATCGAGGTGGACGCCGAGCGCGTGGCGTACTGGCTGGGTGTCGGCGCGCAGCCGACCGAGCCGGTTCTCGCCATCCTGAAGAAGACCGGCGACTGGCAGAAGTTCAAGGGCGAGCCCGCCCCGGCTCCGCTGCTCGTGGCCGAGCCCAAGAAGGCGCGCCCGTCGTTCGAGGCCCTGGGTGGGGACGACGAGGGCAAGGGTGAGGCCATCACCCAGAAGAAGAAGGCGGAGAAGAAGGACGAGGCCGCTGCCGAGTCCGCGTCGGCCGAGGCCTGA
- a CDS encoding RNA-binding protein, which produces MLEEALEHLVKGIVDNPDDVQVASRNLRRGRVLEVRVHPDDLGKVIGRNGRTARALRTVVGAIGGRGVRVDLVDVDHVR; this is translated from the coding sequence ATGCTCGAGGAGGCTCTCGAGCACCTCGTGAAGGGCATCGTCGACAACCCTGACGATGTGCAGGTCGCTTCGCGCAACCTGCGCCGCGGACGCGTCCTCGAGGTCCGGGTCCACCCCGACGACCTCGGCAAGGTGATCGGCCGCAACGGCCGCACCGCGCGCGCTCTGCGCACCGTCGTGGGCGCCATCGGCGGCCGTGGTGTCCGCGTCGACCTCGTCGACGTCGACCACGTCCGCTGA
- the rimM gene encoding ribosome maturation factor RimM (Essential for efficient processing of 16S rRNA) — protein MQLVVARIGRAHGIKGEVTVEVRTDEPELRLAPGAVLATDPASTGPLTIETGRVHSGRLLLRFEGVNDRNGAEALRNTLLIAEIDPDELPEEEDEYYDHQLIDLDVVTADGVEVGRITEISHLPSQDLFIVERPDGSEVMIPFVEEIVTEIDLAEQKAVITPPPGLIDDKAEVVSSREES, from the coding sequence GTGCAGCTCGTAGTCGCGCGGATCGGCCGCGCCCACGGCATCAAGGGCGAGGTCACCGTCGAGGTCCGTACCGACGAGCCCGAACTGCGGCTCGCCCCCGGCGCCGTCCTGGCCACCGACCCGGCCTCCACCGGTCCCCTCACCATCGAGACCGGCCGCGTCCACAGCGGCCGGCTCCTGCTGCGGTTCGAGGGAGTGAACGACCGCAACGGCGCCGAGGCCCTGCGCAACACCCTCCTCATCGCGGAGATCGACCCGGACGAACTGCCCGAGGAGGAGGACGAGTACTACGACCACCAGCTCATCGACCTCGACGTGGTCACGGCCGACGGGGTCGAGGTCGGCCGGATCACCGAGATCTCGCACCTGCCGTCCCAGGACCTCTTCATCGTGGAGCGCCCGGACGGCAGCGAGGTGATGATCCCCTTCGTGGAGGAGATCGTCACCGAGATCGACCTCGCCGAGCAGAAGGCCGTCATCACGCCGCCGCCCGGTCTGATCGACGACAAGGCCGAGGTCGTCTCCTCGCGGGAAGAGTCGTAA
- the trmD gene encoding tRNA (guanosine(37)-N1)-methyltransferase TrmD, whose product MRLDVVTIFPEYLEPLNVSLVGKARARGQLDVHVHDLREWTYDRHNTVDDTPYGGGPGMVMKTDPWGDALDSVLADGYETGSRAPALIVPTPSGRPFTQELAVELSERPWLVFTPARYEGIDRRVIDEYATRMPVYEVSIGDYVLAGGEAAVLVITEAVARLLPGVLGNAESHRDDSFAPGAMANLLEGPVYTKPPQWRGHGIPDVLLSGHHGKIARWRRDEALRRTTANRPDLIERCDPKAFDKKDREMLSILGWTPDPEGEPYGRFWRRTEGVEE is encoded by the coding sequence ATGCGCCTCGACGTCGTCACGATCTTCCCCGAGTACCTCGAACCCCTGAACGTCTCCCTCGTCGGCAAGGCACGCGCGCGTGGACAGCTCGACGTCCACGTGCACGACCTGCGTGAGTGGACCTACGACCGCCACAACACCGTCGACGACACCCCCTACGGCGGCGGTCCCGGCATGGTCATGAAGACCGACCCCTGGGGCGACGCCCTGGACTCCGTCCTCGCCGACGGCTACGAGACCGGCTCCCGTGCTCCCGCGCTGATCGTCCCCACCCCCAGCGGCCGCCCGTTCACGCAGGAACTCGCCGTCGAACTCTCCGAGCGGCCCTGGCTGGTCTTCACGCCGGCCCGCTACGAGGGCATCGACCGGCGGGTCATCGACGAGTACGCGACCCGGATGCCCGTGTACGAGGTGTCCATCGGCGACTACGTCCTCGCCGGCGGCGAGGCGGCCGTCCTGGTGATCACGGAGGCCGTGGCCCGGCTACTGCCCGGCGTCCTCGGCAACGCCGAGTCGCACCGCGACGACTCCTTCGCGCCCGGCGCCATGGCCAACCTCCTGGAGGGCCCCGTCTACACCAAGCCGCCCCAGTGGCGCGGTCACGGCATCCCGGACGTGCTGCTCAGCGGGCACCACGGGAAGATCGCCCGCTGGCGCCGCGACGAGGCCCTGCGGCGTACGACGGCCAACCGGCCCGACCTGATCGAGCGCTGCGACCCCAAGGCCTTCGACAAGAAGGACCGCGAGATGCTCTCCATCCTGGGCTGGACGCCCGACCCGGAGGGGGAGCCGTACGGGCGATTTTGGCGCAGGACCGAGGGCGTGGAAGAATAG
- the rplS gene encoding 50S ribosomal protein L19: MSHLLDTVDSASLRSDIPAFRPGDTVNVHVRVIEGNRSRVQQFKGVVIRRQGAGVRETFTVRKVSFSVGVERTFPVHTPIVEKIELVTRGDVRRAKLYYLRELRGKAAKIKEKRDS, translated from the coding sequence ATGTCTCACCTGCTCGACACCGTCGACTCCGCGTCGCTGCGCAGCGACATCCCGGCCTTCCGCCCGGGTGACACCGTCAACGTCCACGTTCGCGTCATCGAGGGCAACCGCTCCCGTGTGCAGCAGTTCAAGGGCGTTGTGATCCGCCGCCAGGGCGCCGGTGTCCGCGAGACCTTCACGGTCCGCAAGGTCTCCTTCTCCGTCGGCGTCGAGCGCACCTTCCCGGTGCACACCCCGATCGTGGAGAAGATCGAACTCGTCACCCGCGGTGACGTGCGTCGCGCCAAGCTGTACTACCTGCGCGAGCTGCGCGGCAAGGCCGCGAAGATCAAGGAGAAGCGCGACAGCTGA
- the lepB gene encoding signal peptidase I, translated as MDTEAQHTERDRSSRPEQEAVEGRSRFALVARITEWLPGGRISLTLLVCLVFLLILNAFVVQPFQIPSGSMEDGLRIGDRVLVNKLAYRFGAEPRRGDVVVFDGSGYFGNADYIKRVVGVGGDRVVCCDKEGRIEVNGRSVDESAFLYPGDSPSTVPFRVVVPDGTLFVLGDHRSDSSDSRDHLGSPGGGMIPVVDVIGRADWIVWPTAHWTRLNRPGAYARVPASASATAGGGHG; from the coding sequence ATGGACACCGAAGCACAGCACACGGAGCGCGACCGCTCCTCCCGCCCTGAACAAGAGGCTGTGGAGGGACGGTCGCGTTTCGCGTTGGTGGCGCGGATCACCGAGTGGCTGCCCGGCGGGCGGATCTCCCTGACGCTGTTGGTCTGCCTGGTGTTCTTGCTGATCCTCAACGCCTTCGTGGTCCAGCCCTTCCAGATTCCCAGCGGATCCATGGAAGACGGATTGAGGATCGGGGACCGCGTTCTCGTAAATAAGTTGGCGTACCGTTTCGGTGCCGAGCCGCGGCGCGGCGATGTTGTGGTGTTCGACGGAAGTGGGTATTTCGGGAACGCCGACTACATCAAGCGCGTCGTGGGAGTGGGGGGAGACCGGGTGGTCTGCTGTGACAAGGAGGGGAGGATCGAGGTGAACGGCCGGTCGGTCGACGAGTCGGCGTTCCTGTACCCCGGGGACAGCCCCTCGACGGTTCCCTTCCGTGTCGTCGTACCCGACGGCACCCTCTTCGTCCTCGGCGACCACCGCAGCGACTCCAGCGACTCCCGCGATCACCTGGGCTCACCCGGTGGCGGCATGATCCCGGTCGTCGACGTCATCGGACGGGCCGACTGGATCGTCTGGCCCACCGCCCACTGGACCCGCCTGAACCGGCCCGGTGCCTACGCGCGCGTGCCCGCGTCCGCTTCCGCGACGGCCGGCGGTGGCCATGGGTAA